In Paenibacillus sp. 1781tsa1, one DNA window encodes the following:
- a CDS encoding rhamnulokinase family protein: MGNQATHVLAADYGAGSGRVVRGSFDGNRLSLQELHRFNNEPVQLGDGLYWDFLRLFHELKQGIVKGTQGVSPTVRSIAVDTWGVDYGLVDGAGRLCSNPRHYREARNAQWMEEVLHLVKEEELYAMSGVLPQQINTVFQLLGSVREHVKGLRPDVRMLFMPDLFHYYLSGQQACEYTIASTSGLLHAGEARWNEQLIGRLGIPETLFPKLVQPGTVLGQLTNDLCAELRTGPMQVVSVGSHDTASALAAIPAMDSNFAFISCGTWSLMGVERDTPVLDDRSLALGFTNEGTVSGKVRTLKNRSGLWLLQECKRQWERENQLFTHEELIQLATLAAPHISYVSPGDSVYLAPGNMVERIWQQCNASGQTIPETTGAVVRCILESLALEFRQTLDELQLITGTRPGVIHMVGGGVHNRLLCQFTANAAGVPVVAGPAEATSAGNCMLQFLAHVEVSSLAEVREVMATSFSPETYEPADTEVWQEAYENYQSLNQIIR, encoded by the coding sequence ATGGGCAATCAAGCAACACATGTGCTTGCTGCCGATTACGGCGCCGGTAGTGGACGGGTAGTCCGGGGTTCTTTTGATGGAAACAGACTCTCGTTACAAGAATTACATCGATTCAACAATGAACCCGTGCAGCTGGGGGATGGATTGTATTGGGATTTCCTGCGACTTTTTCATGAATTAAAACAAGGCATTGTGAAAGGGACGCAAGGCGTCTCTCCAACGGTCCGTTCTATAGCTGTGGATACGTGGGGAGTGGACTATGGACTGGTAGATGGGGCGGGAAGATTATGCTCGAATCCACGTCACTATCGGGAGGCACGCAATGCGCAGTGGATGGAAGAAGTTCTGCACCTTGTGAAAGAAGAAGAACTGTACGCCATGTCTGGCGTTCTGCCGCAGCAAATCAATACGGTATTCCAATTGCTAGGCAGTGTGCGAGAGCATGTCAAAGGTTTGCGTCCGGATGTACGCATGTTATTTATGCCAGATTTGTTTCACTATTATCTATCCGGTCAGCAGGCTTGTGAGTATACGATTGCAAGTACCAGCGGGCTGTTGCATGCAGGAGAGGCGCGTTGGAATGAGCAACTGATTGGACGTCTTGGTATACCGGAAACATTATTTCCAAAACTCGTTCAGCCTGGTACCGTGCTGGGGCAGTTAACGAATGATTTATGCGCCGAATTACGGACTGGACCGATGCAGGTAGTCTCTGTGGGCTCACATGATACCGCATCTGCCTTGGCAGCCATCCCTGCGATGGATTCGAATTTCGCTTTTATCAGCTGTGGAACCTGGTCTCTTATGGGTGTGGAGCGTGATACACCTGTATTGGATGACCGAAGTCTTGCATTGGGATTCACCAATGAAGGGACCGTAAGTGGTAAAGTACGTACCCTGAAAAATCGTTCAGGTTTGTGGCTGCTACAGGAATGCAAACGACAGTGGGAGCGGGAGAATCAACTTTTTACACATGAAGAACTGATTCAATTGGCTACCTTGGCAGCGCCGCATATAAGTTACGTATCGCCGGGAGATAGCGTATATTTGGCGCCAGGGAATATGGTTGAGCGAATATGGCAACAATGCAATGCCAGCGGACAGACAATACCTGAAACGACTGGAGCGGTTGTACGCTGCATTCTGGAAAGTCTTGCTCTGGAATTCAGACAGACGCTGGATGAACTGCAGTTGATTACAGGTACAAGACCTGGTGTCATTCATATGGTTGGTGGCGGTGTGCACAACCGACTATTGTGCCAGTTTACAGCCAATGCAGCCGGCGTACCGGTGGTGGCAGGCCCGGCAGAGGCAACTTCAGCCGGGAATTGCATGCTGCAATTCCTTGCACATGTAGAAGTGAGTAGCTTGGCTGAGGTCCGGGAGGTCATGGCTACTTCCTTTTCCCCCGAGACCTATGAACCTGCGGATACAGAGGTGTGGCAAGAAGC
- a CDS encoding L-fucose isomerase has protein sequence MTHQDYRYKQAFPKIGIRPTIDGRRKGVRESLEEQTMRMATSVAELLAAELRYPDGSAVECVVAETCIGGVAEAAAASELFSRSNVGVTITVTPCWCYGTETMDMSPSIPTAIWGFNGTERPGAVYLAAVLSAHAQKGIPAFGIYGEDVQDGGDTTIPDDVREKLLRFSRAGLAAASLKGQAYLSIGSVSMGIAGSIVNDSFFQEYLGMRNEYVDMSELTRRIEEEIYDPEEYKLALAWVKENCSEGPDNNAAHLQTDRKRKEYEWETVVKMTQIVRDLMAGNPRLAELGFTEESMGHHAIVSGFQGQRQWTDHSPNGDFLESILNSSFDWNGKRAPYLVATENDSLNGVSMLFGSLLTHTAQIFADVRTYWSPDSVQRVTGHQLEGNAKDGILHLINSGSAALDGTGQQSRDGKPVLKPFWEITDEEVQDCLKATSWRPASVEYFRGGGYSADFLTKGGMPVTMTRLNLVKGLGPVLQIAQGYTVDLPEDVHDTLDQRTDPTWPSTWFAPVLTGSGAFTSVYEVMNQWGANHGSISYGHIGADLITLASMLRIPVNMHNVPESEIFRPRAWGLFGTSEPESADYRACNVFGPLYR, from the coding sequence ATGACACATCAGGATTATCGTTATAAGCAGGCTTTCCCCAAGATTGGTATTCGTCCGACGATTGATGGAAGACGCAAAGGGGTTCGTGAGTCACTGGAAGAGCAGACGATGCGGATGGCGACATCCGTTGCCGAGCTGCTTGCAGCCGAACTGCGTTATCCAGACGGTTCCGCGGTGGAATGTGTTGTCGCTGAGACTTGTATTGGCGGTGTGGCCGAGGCGGCCGCAGCATCTGAATTGTTCAGTCGTTCCAATGTGGGCGTAACGATCACCGTGACACCATGCTGGTGTTATGGTACGGAAACCATGGATATGTCGCCATCCATCCCTACTGCCATCTGGGGTTTTAACGGGACTGAACGTCCGGGTGCAGTATATTTGGCAGCGGTACTCTCTGCCCATGCACAGAAGGGAATTCCGGCCTTTGGGATCTATGGAGAGGATGTGCAGGACGGCGGAGATACAACGATTCCCGATGACGTGCGCGAGAAATTGCTTCGGTTCAGTCGTGCGGGTCTTGCAGCCGCTAGCTTGAAAGGGCAAGCTTATCTATCCATTGGATCAGTATCCATGGGGATTGCGGGTTCGATTGTGAACGATTCATTTTTCCAGGAGTATCTGGGTATGCGCAATGAATACGTGGATATGAGCGAACTTACTCGCCGTATCGAAGAAGAAATCTACGACCCCGAGGAGTATAAACTCGCGCTGGCATGGGTGAAGGAGAATTGTAGCGAAGGTCCGGACAACAACGCTGCCCATCTGCAAACGGATCGCAAACGCAAAGAGTACGAATGGGAAACGGTTGTGAAAATGACCCAAATCGTGCGTGACTTGATGGCGGGCAACCCAAGGTTGGCAGAGCTTGGGTTTACAGAAGAATCGATGGGCCACCACGCGATTGTATCCGGCTTCCAGGGACAACGGCAGTGGACGGACCATTCTCCGAACGGAGATTTTCTGGAGTCCATATTAAACTCTTCCTTTGACTGGAATGGCAAGCGTGCGCCCTATCTGGTTGCAACAGAGAATGATAGCTTGAATGGTGTGTCCATGTTGTTTGGTTCGTTGCTCACACATACGGCTCAGATCTTCGCTGATGTGCGTACGTATTGGAGTCCGGATTCGGTACAGCGTGTGACGGGGCATCAGTTGGAAGGAAACGCGAAGGATGGCATTCTGCATCTGATTAACTCCGGTTCCGCAGCTTTGGATGGCACAGGACAACAGTCCAGAGACGGGAAGCCTGTCCTTAAGCCTTTCTGGGAAATTACAGATGAGGAAGTTCAGGACTGTCTGAAAGCCACATCGTGGAGACCGGCATCCGTTGAATATTTCCGCGGGGGCGGCTATTCTGCGGATTTCCTGACCAAAGGTGGTATGCCTGTAACGATGACACGTCTGAATCTCGTCAAAGGACTGGGACCAGTGCTGCAGATCGCTCAGGGTTACACGGTTGATCTGCCTGAAGATGTGCATGATACGCTGGATCAGCGAACAGATCCAACATGGCCATCCACCTGGTTTGCACCTGTTCTAACCGGATCGGGAGCGTTTACTTCCGTATACGAGGTCATGAATCAGTGGGGTGCGAACCATGGCTCCATCTCGTATGGACACATCGGTGCAGATCTGATTACGCTCGCTTCCATGCTACGCATTCCGGTAAATATGCATAATGTACCTGAATCGGAGATTTTCCGTCCGCGTGCATGGGGATTATTCGGCACAAGTGAACCGGAGAGCGCAGACTACCGTGCTTGCAATGTGTTTGGCCCGTTATATCGCTAA
- a CDS encoding LacI family DNA-binding transcriptional regulator — protein MITIYDIAKKANVSAMTVSKVINHTGRISSATRERVQQVIDELGYIPNSNARSLVLQRTQMLSLLITDITNPFYTTLARGAEDAAHLRGYRLLFGNSDEDYNKEKDYVDAILSTRVDGVLFAPAGDRSLAHLKQLQERHIPFVFLDRTVPGITSDIIAGDSREGAIELIRYLVQLGHRRIALVNGSSEVSTARLREEGYIEGIREAGAEIDPELVLRTGYRNFTDEEGLDRLLSQREQPTAIFAANNMLAIGVIRLLRKRGLRVPEDISVVCFDDLDLASAFDPFLTVAAQPAYDFGFQGVQMLIDRIEGMAPSEAQTVILPSELRIRASATAPREQK, from the coding sequence ATGATTACCATTTACGATATTGCCAAAAAAGCCAACGTCTCCGCCATGACGGTCTCCAAGGTCATTAACCATACAGGCCGCATAAGTTCCGCGACACGCGAACGTGTGCAACAGGTGATCGACGAACTTGGCTACATCCCGAACTCCAATGCACGCAGCCTTGTGCTTCAGCGAACCCAGATGCTCTCGCTGCTTATTACCGATATTACCAACCCTTTTTATACAACACTCGCCCGTGGTGCTGAAGATGCAGCCCATCTTCGTGGGTACCGTCTTTTATTCGGCAATAGTGACGAGGATTACAATAAGGAAAAGGATTACGTAGATGCGATTCTGTCTACTCGTGTGGATGGTGTACTCTTTGCCCCGGCGGGAGATCGTTCTCTAGCTCATCTGAAACAGTTGCAGGAACGTCACATACCGTTTGTCTTTCTGGACCGAACCGTCCCTGGTATTACGTCAGATATCATTGCCGGAGATAGCCGGGAAGGTGCAATTGAGCTAATCCGTTATCTGGTGCAATTGGGGCACCGGCGCATTGCTCTGGTCAATGGTTCTTCCGAGGTTTCTACCGCCAGACTGCGGGAGGAAGGTTATATAGAGGGTATCCGTGAGGCCGGAGCTGAGATCGATCCCGAGCTTGTGCTGCGAACCGGGTACCGGAATTTCACCGATGAAGAGGGACTGGATCGACTACTCTCACAACGGGAGCAACCAACAGCCATTTTTGCAGCCAACAACATGCTGGCGATTGGGGTCATTCGGCTTTTGCGCAAACGAGGACTGCGTGTACCAGAAGACATTTCCGTTGTGTGTTTCGACGATCTGGATCTGGCTTCTGCTTTTGATCCTTTTCTGACCGTAGCTGCACAGCCAGCATATGACTTTGGGTTTCAGGGCGTACAAATGCTGATTGACCGAATTGAGGGCATGGCCCCTTCCGAAGCCCAAACCGTCATTCTACCATCAGAACTGCGCATACGGGCTTCAGCTACTGCTCCACGTGAGCAAAAATAG
- a CDS encoding NAD-dependent epimerase/dehydratase family protein, with amino-acid sequence MNKVLILGGTRFFGKRLVDHLLWEGKSQITVATRGKTDVDFGPEVNRIKMDRENPESLAEVAQTDMWDVVYDNICYSPDAAKSACEAFAGRTKRYVLTSTLSVYGDPRPGFKETDFDPYTYPLQYGSAEDFSYGEGKRLAEAVFFQEADFPVVAMRIPIVLGIDDYTRRLHFHIEHVQKGKPIGMPNPDAEIGFINSTEAARFLAWLGHSSITGPVNAASKGAITLSAMIHLIETVTGMQSQILTETVKEDMSPFGIEQSWTMDMTKAEQAGYTFEPLMDWFPGLVREVALALQSER; translated from the coding sequence ATGAATAAAGTCCTTATACTTGGGGGTACACGCTTTTTTGGCAAACGTCTCGTGGATCACTTACTGTGGGAAGGGAAGTCGCAGATCACAGTCGCCACTCGTGGTAAAACAGATGTTGACTTCGGACCCGAAGTGAACCGGATCAAGATGGATCGTGAAAACCCGGAATCTCTGGCAGAGGTTGCGCAGACAGACATGTGGGATGTCGTGTACGACAATATCTGTTATTCCCCAGATGCGGCGAAATCGGCATGCGAGGCATTCGCTGGGCGAACCAAAAGATACGTTTTGACATCCACACTCTCGGTGTACGGTGATCCCAGACCTGGATTTAAGGAAACGGATTTTGACCCGTATACATATCCGTTACAGTATGGGAGTGCGGAGGATTTTTCGTACGGAGAAGGTAAACGGCTTGCAGAAGCTGTGTTTTTCCAGGAAGCGGATTTCCCAGTTGTAGCGATGCGTATTCCAATTGTACTCGGAATTGATGATTATACGAGAAGACTTCATTTTCATATTGAACATGTGCAAAAAGGAAAACCGATTGGCATGCCAAATCCGGATGCGGAGATTGGATTTATCAATTCCACCGAAGCGGCAAGATTCCTCGCTTGGCTTGGACATTCGTCCATTACCGGTCCGGTGAATGCAGCTTCCAAGGGTGCGATTACACTGTCAGCCATGATACATCTTATTGAGACGGTCACGGGCATGCAGTCCCAGATCCTCACAGAAACGGTGAAAGAGGACATGTCACCCTTCGGAATTGAGCAATCATGGACGATGGACATGACCAAGGCAGAACAAGCTGGATATACGTTCGAACCTCTAATGGATTGGTTCCCAGGACTCGTTCGTGAGGTCGCTCTCGCATTACAATCGGAGCGGTAG
- a CDS encoding class I SAM-dependent methyltransferase: protein MSRDEQSNNRDDQKNSREDNRVNDSGGLELSQIVFIGRTFEEYMKMFNLTVEEITGKSILDCPGGACSFSSQARKLGADPIAVDIAYEYGIDELEVKGYQDIEHTMKQMVPVQDIYVWDQFGSIQGLKEERTRAITDCIADMRMFPDRYVASVLPDLPFADEQFDLTLSAHFLFTYADRLHVDFHVATVMELLRVSKREVRIFPTVDLSGERYKHMDELKLILEQRGYAVSEELTSYEFQRNAHTMLHIVKHN from the coding sequence ATGAGCAGAGATGAGCAGAGCAACAATAGAGATGATCAGAAGAACAGCAGAGAAGATAACCGTGTCAATGATTCTGGTGGATTGGAACTGTCACAGATTGTTTTCATAGGAAGAACCTTCGAGGAATATATGAAGATGTTCAACTTAACGGTAGAGGAGATTACTGGCAAGTCGATTCTGGATTGTCCCGGCGGAGCATGTTCGTTCAGCAGTCAGGCGCGCAAGTTGGGTGCAGACCCTATAGCGGTGGATATTGCCTACGAATACGGGATCGACGAGCTTGAAGTAAAGGGATATCAGGACATTGAGCATACGATGAAACAGATGGTACCCGTGCAAGACATATATGTGTGGGATCAATTTGGATCAATCCAGGGGTTAAAGGAAGAGCGAACTCGTGCCATCACAGATTGCATCGCAGATATGAGAATGTTCCCTGACCGTTACGTAGCATCGGTGCTCCCAGATCTTCCTTTTGCCGATGAACAATTCGATCTGACGTTATCCGCCCATTTTCTTTTTACGTATGCGGATCGATTGCATGTTGATTTTCATGTTGCAACCGTAATGGAGCTGCTGCGTGTGAGCAAACGAGAGGTTCGCATTTTCCCAACAGTGGATCTGTCTGGCGAACGTTACAAGCACATGGATGAATTAAAATTAATACTCGAACAGCGTGGATACGCCGTTTCCGAAGAACTAACTTCATATGAGTTTCAAAGGAATGCTCACACCATGCTTCACATTGTTAAACATAATTGA
- a CDS encoding Gfo/Idh/MocA family protein yields the protein MVRFGVVGTNWITERLLEAAAQVEGFKLTAVYSRTEEKANAFADKYDVEHRFTDLEELAASDVIDAVYIATPNTVHAEQAELYLRNGKHVLCEKPLAANSAEVRRLIDTAQEHQVLLMEAMKSTLVPQFKMVQENLHKIGPVRKYVAGYSQYSSRYDKYKEGIVLNAFKPELANGALMDLGVYCLYPLITLFGAPNRVQSQAMMLESGVDGQGSVLLDYDGMDAVVTYSKISNSHLPSEIMGELGSIIIDKIGSPEHAEIRYNDGTVEQLTVEKNHPAMYYEVEEFVNLVQEGKKESDMNTYERSYVTMQVMDQIRKQIGLVFPND from the coding sequence ATGGTTCGTTTTGGCGTAGTGGGTACCAACTGGATTACAGAAAGGCTTCTTGAAGCCGCAGCACAGGTTGAAGGATTCAAATTAACCGCCGTGTATTCAAGAACTGAAGAAAAGGCTAATGCATTTGCAGATAAATATGATGTTGAACATCGATTCACCGATCTGGAAGAGTTGGCGGCAAGTGATGTGATCGATGCAGTCTATATCGCAACACCGAATACGGTTCATGCGGAGCAGGCTGAACTTTATCTGAGAAACGGTAAACATGTATTGTGCGAGAAACCTCTGGCTGCAAATAGCGCCGAAGTTCGGAGGTTGATCGATACAGCACAAGAACATCAGGTTCTGCTCATGGAAGCGATGAAATCTACTCTTGTTCCCCAGTTCAAAATGGTGCAGGAAAACCTGCATAAAATCGGTCCTGTCCGCAAATACGTAGCAGGATACTCTCAGTATTCTTCGCGTTACGACAAGTACAAAGAAGGGATTGTCCTGAACGCGTTCAAGCCTGAACTCGCCAATGGCGCGTTAATGGATCTCGGTGTATATTGTCTCTACCCATTGATTACATTGTTTGGTGCACCTAACCGTGTTCAGTCCCAAGCGATGATGCTGGAATCTGGGGTGGATGGACAGGGCAGCGTGCTACTGGATTATGATGGGATGGATGCGGTCGTTACATACTCCAAAATCTCCAACTCTCATCTACCAAGCGAGATTATGGGGGAACTGGGCAGCATCATCATTGACAAGATCGGTTCACCAGAACATGCAGAGATACGATACAATGACGGTACGGTGGAGCAACTCACAGTCGAAAAAAACCATCCGGCGATGTATTATGAAGTGGAGGAGTTCGTGAATCTGGTTCAGGAAGGCAAAAAGGAATCCGACATGAACACGTATGAACGTTCTTATGTTACGATGCAGGTCATGGATCAGATTCGGAAGCAGATCGGGCTTGTGTTCCCTAACGATTGA
- a CDS encoding bifunctional transcriptional activator/DNA repair enzyme AdaA, with amino-acid sequence MESPDQDRILPKSIDEKYWHAIIHNDNSYDGTFFYGVQTTGIFCRPSCKSRAPKAENVLIFQRVEEALAREFRPCKRCKPTGERVPDQEWIYGITDYIEHHYAEPLTLDVLATVSHGSPYHLHRVFKRITGRTPVQYIQEKRITEARKLLELTRLTVTDIGRHVGIPNSAYFITVFRKHTGLTPAHYRERYDNS; translated from the coding sequence ATGGAAAGTCCAGATCAAGATCGCATACTGCCCAAATCGATAGATGAAAAATACTGGCATGCCATCATCCACAACGATAATTCTTATGATGGAACTTTCTTTTACGGCGTGCAGACAACGGGTATTTTCTGCCGCCCCTCTTGTAAGTCAAGAGCACCCAAAGCTGAAAATGTGCTGATATTTCAACGTGTTGAAGAAGCGTTGGCACGAGAGTTCAGACCCTGCAAACGTTGCAAACCTACAGGCGAGCGGGTACCTGATCAGGAGTGGATATATGGGATCACCGATTACATTGAACATCATTACGCCGAACCTCTAACCTTGGATGTCCTTGCCACTGTAAGTCATGGCAGTCCTTATCATCTGCATCGTGTGTTCAAGCGGATTACAGGCCGCACACCGGTTCAATATATTCAGGAAAAACGAATCACCGAAGCCCGAAAGTTGCTTGAACTTACCAGACTTACTGTCACGGATATTGGACGCCATGTCGGTATACCTAACTCAGCTTATTTCATTACTGTATTTCGCAAACACACAGGTCTTACACCTGCACACTATCGCGAAAGGTATGACAACTCATGA
- a CDS encoding radical SAM protein encodes MKTNLSYKVPKTLLNKGTGFLNGYTHTLNPYTGCAFGCSYCYVRQMPVSLFRQEDWGSWVDVKQEASRVFAKELQRALAKGKVTLFMSSSTDPYQPAEYKECITRSLLETMVQYPPDFVLVQTRSPLVTRDIDLLLQLGDRVRVSMTVETDLDDMRKHFSPSAPPIAGRLRALEQLRDAGIPTQVAIAPVLPSSEQFAAILRPLVGRVCIDDYFMGDGSEGKRTRRLGMESLYQQVGMEHWYHPDAYQTVVQRMKDYFAEDEIWISQAGFEP; translated from the coding sequence ATGAAAACCAACCTTTCTTACAAAGTACCCAAAACGTTACTGAACAAAGGAACAGGATTCCTTAATGGATATACACATACGTTGAATCCTTACACAGGCTGCGCCTTCGGTTGTTCCTATTGTTATGTCAGACAGATGCCAGTCTCTTTATTTCGCCAAGAGGATTGGGGGAGCTGGGTTGATGTGAAACAGGAGGCCTCCCGAGTGTTCGCCAAAGAATTGCAGCGTGCCCTGGCGAAAGGCAAAGTCACGCTGTTCATGTCATCCAGTACAGACCCGTATCAACCCGCTGAGTACAAGGAGTGTATCACGCGTTCATTGCTTGAAACGATGGTACAGTATCCGCCCGATTTTGTATTGGTCCAAACCCGCAGTCCACTCGTTACACGGGATATAGATCTGCTACTACAGTTAGGTGACCGGGTTCGGGTCAGTATGACTGTGGAGACGGATCTGGACGATATGCGCAAACATTTCAGTCCTTCCGCTCCACCGATTGCAGGCCGATTACGTGCATTGGAACAGTTGCGGGATGCCGGAATACCAACACAGGTTGCGATTGCTCCCGTATTACCCAGCAGTGAACAGTTTGCAGCCATCTTGAGACCTCTGGTTGGGCGCGTATGCATTGACGATTATTTCATGGGCGATGGAAGTGAGGGCAAGCGCACCCGGCGACTCGGCATGGAGTCGCTCTACCAGCAAGTGGGGATGGAGCACTGGTATCATCCAGATGCATATCAGACTGTTGTTCAGCGGATGAAAGACTATTTTGCCGAAGATGAGATCTGGATTAGTCAGGCGGGATTTGAGCCATAA
- a CDS encoding Gfo/Idh/MocA family protein, translating to MKTMKVGIIGCGKISGIYMENCHRFEVLELVAVADLDRKRAEEQAAAYNVPNVYSVDEILADPEIELIINLTIPSVHADVCLRALESGKHVYVEKPLAVTREEGQAVLETAKRKRLLVGCAPETFFGSGIQTSLQLVEEGVIGKPVAATAFMMSRGHEHWHPDPEFYYASGGGPMFDMGPYYLTALVQLMGPIKSIAGMTGKAMEERTITSEKKRGQVVPVEIPTHVTGLLQFEQGAIGTLITSFDVFGGSALPPIEIYGTHGTLQVPDPNTFGGPVRYRLLGEQEWTEVPLLPGYQENTRGIGVADMAYAAHSGRAHRASGELAYHVLEAMWAFHDSSDEQTFYQMKSSCQRPAALPVDLPLYTLDK from the coding sequence ATGAAAACAATGAAAGTAGGCATTATTGGCTGCGGTAAAATCAGCGGTATTTATATGGAAAACTGTCACCGGTTCGAGGTGCTGGAACTTGTTGCTGTTGCGGATCTTGATCGGAAACGTGCAGAGGAGCAGGCTGCAGCCTATAACGTGCCAAACGTATACAGCGTGGATGAAATCTTGGCTGATCCCGAGATTGAGCTGATCATCAACCTGACGATTCCTTCCGTTCATGCGGATGTATGCTTGCGGGCCCTCGAATCAGGCAAACATGTATATGTGGAAAAACCGCTTGCAGTTACCCGTGAGGAAGGTCAGGCTGTGCTCGAAACAGCGAAGCGTAAAAGACTGCTCGTGGGCTGCGCACCAGAGACGTTCTTTGGATCAGGCATCCAGACTTCACTTCAATTGGTGGAGGAAGGAGTGATCGGCAAGCCGGTGGCGGCGACCGCATTTATGATGAGCCGTGGTCATGAACACTGGCACCCAGATCCGGAGTTTTATTACGCATCAGGCGGTGGGCCAATGTTTGACATGGGTCCGTACTACCTCACGGCATTGGTTCAACTGATGGGACCGATCAAGTCCATTGCGGGCATGACAGGTAAAGCCATGGAAGAACGGACGATTACGAGTGAGAAAAAGAGAGGCCAAGTGGTTCCTGTCGAAATTCCAACTCACGTTACGGGTCTGTTGCAGTTTGAACAGGGAGCCATTGGCACGCTGATTACGAGCTTTGACGTATTTGGCGGAAGTGCACTGCCACCGATTGAGATATATGGCACGCATGGCACATTGCAGGTACCTGATCCCAACACCTTCGGTGGTCCGGTTCGTTATCGCTTGCTGGGTGAACAGGAATGGACGGAAGTTCCGCTTCTCCCAGGATATCAGGAAAATACTCGCGGCATTGGTGTGGCAGATATGGCCTATGCAGCTCATAGCGGACGTGCACATCGGGCGAGTGGGGAACTGGCATACCACGTACTTGAGGCCATGTGGGCATTCCATGATTCATCAGATGAGCAGACGTTTTACCAGATGAAAAGCTCGTGTCAGCGCCCGGCTGCATTGCCGGTGGATCTGCCATTATACACATTGGATAAGTAA
- a CDS encoding ThuA domain-containing protein, with protein sequence MSKALIVWGGWDGHEPEQVAAIFERILKEEQFEVEVSNTLESYADAEKLMGLDLIVPLWTMGQIEQELVNNVSAAVQSGVGLAGLHGGMCDAFRNNVDWQFMTGGQWVAHPGNDGVEYMVNMKRGSSPLLDHIEDFQVKSEQYYLHVDPAVEVLATTRFPVVTGPHAANGPVDMPVVWTKRWGAGRVFYNSLGHHADIVDMKPVTEMMRSGFKWTAAGKELAKSRVSAATEVYTGMADNQN encoded by the coding sequence ATGAGTAAAGCACTGATTGTATGGGGCGGCTGGGATGGTCATGAACCGGAGCAGGTAGCAGCGATTTTTGAGCGTATATTGAAGGAAGAGCAGTTTGAGGTTGAAGTCTCCAATACGTTGGAGTCTTATGCAGATGCAGAGAAGTTGATGGGTCTGGATTTGATCGTACCCTTGTGGACAATGGGACAGATTGAGCAGGAACTGGTCAATAACGTATCAGCGGCTGTTCAGAGCGGTGTGGGCTTGGCTGGTCTTCATGGCGGGATGTGTGATGCCTTCCGAAATAACGTAGACTGGCAGTTCATGACAGGTGGACAATGGGTTGCTCATCCAGGTAACGATGGTGTGGAGTATATGGTGAACATGAAGCGTGGTTCTAGCCCGTTACTGGATCATATTGAAGATTTTCAGGTGAAAAGCGAACAGTACTACCTGCACGTAGACCCGGCAGTGGAAGTGTTGGCAACAACTCGTTTCCCAGTGGTGACTGGTCCGCATGCGGCGAATGGCCCCGTAGATATGCCTGTTGTCTGGACGAAACGTTGGGGTGCAGGACGGGTATTCTACAACTCCCTGGGACACCACGCAGACATTGTAGACATGAAACCTGTGACAGAAATGATGCGCAGTGGTTTCAAATGGACAGCAGCAGGCAAAGAGCTTGCCAAGAGTCGAGTAAGTGCAGCAACCGAAGTGTATACAGGTATGGCGGACAACCAGAACTAA